In a genomic window of Streptomyces sp. NBC_01231:
- a CDS encoding SDR family NAD(P)-dependent oxidoreductase: MTSIAIVGAGPQLGLAVARTFGSQGFDVALISRNREKLDGLVGTLTGEDITAAAFPADVLDRDALTQALKDAAEKFGGIDVLEYSPVGTFGSTALTTPAETEPAHIQHEIEFQLYGAIAATKAVLPAMREAGAGTLLYTTGAGSIDPVPQVGNVNAAAAALRNWAVNLHKELDGTGIQAAHVGIDVSIGTPAVPGFPTAQPEEISPAYWDLHTTKRDQAELVFSL; encoded by the coding sequence GTGACCAGCATCGCCATCGTCGGAGCCGGCCCCCAGCTGGGTCTGGCCGTCGCCCGCACCTTCGGCTCCCAGGGCTTCGATGTCGCTCTGATCTCCCGCAACCGCGAGAAACTCGACGGTCTCGTCGGCACCCTGACCGGCGAGGACATCACCGCCGCCGCGTTCCCCGCAGACGTGCTCGACCGTGACGCGCTCACCCAGGCACTCAAGGACGCCGCCGAGAAGTTCGGCGGCATCGACGTCCTGGAGTACTCCCCGGTGGGGACCTTCGGATCCACTGCTCTGACCACCCCGGCCGAGACCGAACCGGCCCACATACAGCACGAGATCGAGTTCCAGCTGTACGGGGCGATCGCCGCCACCAAGGCGGTGCTGCCCGCGATGCGCGAGGCCGGCGCGGGCACCCTGCTCTACACCACCGGCGCCGGCTCCATCGACCCCGTGCCGCAGGTCGGCAACGTCAACGCCGCCGCCGCGGCCCTGCGCAACTGGGCGGTCAACCTGCACAAGGAACTGGACGGCACCGGCATCCAGGCCGCCCACGTCGGCATCGACGTGTCGATCGGCACGCCGGCCGTCCCCGGCTTCCCGACGGCCCAGCCCGAGGAGATCTCCCCCGCCTACTGGGACCTGCACACCACCAAGCGCGACCAGGCCGAGCTCGTCTTCAGCCTCTGA
- a CDS encoding SDR family oxidoreductase has protein sequence MDIANSVALVTGAGRGLGRHFATQLLERGASKVYATARNPETVDLPGAEVLRLDITDPASVAALAEVASDVTLLVNNAGIITINGLVNGDLEQIELEMDTAYYGPLRMIRAFAPILRAGGGGAIVNVLSVASWTPSEHWGAYSAAKAAAWSLTNSVRLELSAQNTLVTGLYLGPTDTDMAKGQPFEKNDPADVVRAALDGVEAKQSEVIADAMSAQAKANLALDPATVYAPAAATA, from the coding sequence ATGGACATCGCCAACTCCGTCGCTCTCGTCACCGGTGCGGGCCGCGGCCTCGGCCGCCACTTCGCCACCCAACTGCTGGAGCGGGGAGCGTCCAAGGTGTACGCCACCGCGCGCAACCCTGAGACCGTTGATCTGCCGGGAGCGGAGGTGCTCCGGCTCGACATCACCGACCCGGCCTCCGTGGCCGCCCTGGCGGAAGTGGCCTCCGATGTGACGCTGCTGGTCAATAATGCCGGGATCATCACCATCAATGGCCTGGTCAACGGCGACCTGGAGCAGATCGAACTGGAGATGGACACCGCCTACTACGGCCCGTTGCGCATGATCCGGGCCTTCGCCCCGATCCTGAGGGCGGGTGGCGGCGGGGCGATCGTCAACGTCCTGTCGGTCGCGTCCTGGACCCCGTCCGAGCACTGGGGCGCCTACAGCGCGGCCAAGGCCGCCGCCTGGAGCCTGACCAACAGCGTCCGCCTCGAACTCTCCGCACAGAACACTCTGGTCACCGGCCTGTATCTGGGGCCGACCGACACTGACATGGCCAAGGGACAGCCGTTCGAGAAGAACGATCCGGCCGACGTGGTCAGGGCCGCGCTCGACGGAGTCGAGGCGAAGCAGTCCGAGGTGATCGCCGACGCGATGTCCGCGCAGGCCAAGGCGAACCTGGCCCTCGATCCAGCCACGGTCTACGCACCGGCCGCAGCCACCGCCTGA
- a CDS encoding SDR family oxidoreductase, with protein MTSGRSGHRDINADAAQATAKRIGDAGGSALAAEFDLADERSVRALFDTAVDRPGRADELYNVAANASADVLGRDGDLLDMDPAVWRRTLEVNLISFALTPAAVHLPLAQGGGTIVNTSSASAHVGDHQRAGYQAEQSRDQRARPPRRLPLGQAGHPVQLCVTWGVMTESAEKMALTLRQLQNVTDRRF; from the coding sequence GTGACCTCAGGCCGCTCCGGACATCGCGACATCAACGCGGACGCGGCGCAGGCCACCGCCAAGCGCATCGGCGACGCCGGCGGAAGCGCCCTCGCCGCCGAGTTCGACCTCGCCGACGAGCGGTCGGTACGCGCCCTGTTCGACACCGCCGTCGACCGGCCCGGCAGAGCCGACGAGCTCTACAACGTCGCCGCCAACGCCTCGGCGGACGTGCTGGGCCGCGACGGCGACCTGCTGGACATGGATCCAGCCGTATGGCGGCGCACCCTTGAGGTGAACCTGATCAGCTTCGCGCTCACCCCCGCGGCCGTTCACCTGCCGCTCGCACAGGGCGGCGGAACGATCGTCAATACCTCCTCCGCGTCCGCACACGTGGGCGACCACCAGCGCGCCGGTTACCAGGCCGAGCAAAGCCGGGATCAACGCGCTCGCCCGCCACGTCGCCTCCCGCTGGGGCAAGCAGGGCATCCGGTGCAACTGTGTGTCACCTGGGGGGTGATGACCGAGTCCGCGGAGAAGATGGCCCTGACTCTCCGCCAGTTGCAGAACGTCACAGATCGGCGGTTCTGA
- a CDS encoding MerR family transcriptional regulator, which translates to MRIGEVAEQAGVSVRALRYYEEQRLLGPTRTGGGQREYQDGSVERVRMIQQLYAAGLSSRLVREVLPRCMNEGDAPYGFTDSLITERARIDRQIHDLTEVRARLDEIIAVATDPSHPDHCHPVRAGLPDPA; encoded by the coding sequence ATGCGGATCGGAGAGGTCGCCGAACAAGCGGGAGTGAGCGTTCGCGCGCTGCGTTACTACGAGGAGCAGCGGCTGCTCGGCCCCACGCGTACCGGCGGAGGGCAGCGGGAGTACCAGGACGGCTCGGTCGAGCGGGTCAGGATGATCCAGCAGCTGTACGCCGCCGGCCTGTCGAGCAGGCTCGTTCGCGAGGTTCTGCCGCGGTGCATGAACGAAGGTGATGCGCCCTATGGGTTCACCGACAGCCTCATCACCGAACGGGCCCGCATCGACCGCCAGATCCACGACCTGACGGAAGTGCGCGCCCGGCTCGACGAGATCATCGCTGTGGCGACGGACCCCAGCCACCCCGACCACTGCCACCCCGTCCGCGCCGGCCTTCCCGATCCCGCTTGA
- a CDS encoding LysR family transcriptional regulator, producing the protein MNQLETRELAYFVTVAETLHFGQAAERLGITQPPLSRAIAQLERRVGVPLLKRTTRQVTLTAAGEVFLAECRTILAALDTAVRKARNAAERQRVTIAVRPAAAPGILPDLLAVAPQGPDGVHVDVVFTYNEIGALRDGTADVALMCQSIATPGLELMELGPEEPVVLLPAGHPLADRPFLTLAEVEELPGYEAQLPNEALDTMVDRVALGRLVVVVGDSVSDRLGATVRAVPVYGYPPTQLVLAWLPDARPAASRLTATARAVLERRMRLPQVLECTGLGGTRPYADSSQQDAQRAAAARTPG; encoded by the coding sequence ATGAATCAGCTGGAGACCCGGGAACTCGCCTACTTCGTGACCGTGGCCGAGACGCTGCACTTCGGCCAGGCCGCGGAACGCCTCGGCATCACCCAGCCGCCCCTGTCCCGGGCCATCGCCCAGCTGGAGAGGCGCGTGGGAGTCCCCCTGCTGAAACGCACCACACGGCAGGTGACGCTGACCGCCGCGGGCGAGGTCTTCCTGGCCGAGTGCCGCACGATCCTGGCGGCGCTGGACACCGCCGTACGCAAGGCGCGCAATGCCGCCGAGCGGCAACGGGTCACCATCGCGGTACGGCCCGCCGCCGCCCCCGGCATCCTGCCCGACCTCCTCGCTGTCGCCCCACAGGGCCCGGACGGCGTGCACGTCGACGTCGTGTTCACCTACAACGAGATCGGCGCCCTTCGGGACGGCACCGCGGACGTCGCCCTCATGTGCCAGTCGATTGCCACCCCCGGCCTCGAACTGATGGAGCTCGGCCCGGAGGAGCCTGTCGTCCTGCTCCCGGCGGGCCACCCTCTGGCCGACCGCCCGTTCCTGACCCTCGCCGAGGTGGAGGAGTTGCCGGGCTACGAGGCGCAACTGCCAAACGAGGCGCTGGACACCATGGTCGACCGCGTCGCACTCGGCCGGCTCGTGGTCGTCGTCGGCGACAGCGTCAGCGACCGCCTCGGCGCAACCGTACGAGCAGTGCCCGTCTACGGATACCCGCCCACCCAACTCGTGCTGGCCTGGCTCCCCGACGCCCGCCCGGCCGCGTCCCGTCTCACCGCGACCGCCCGCGCCGTGCTGGAGCGGCGCATGCGGCTACCTCAGGTCTTGGAATGCACTGGTCTCGGCGGAACTCGGCCGTACGCGGACAGCAGTCAGCAGGATGCGCAGCGGGCGGCAGCAGCCCGCACTCCGGGGTGA
- a CDS encoding helix-turn-helix transcriptional regulator: MERRLDNRADIRDFLARRRAQLTPEQVGLPTSGRRRVPGLRREEVAVLAGVSTEWYTRLEKGHISGVSDDVLDAVARTLQLDEDERTYLFDLAKAAQPSPATRRRRKAVDVPPHVQWLLDSMILSAAFVTNGRLDIVATNTLARALFAPMFDSSTTAERGRPNFARYYFLDDASHDFVDDWDNAADITVALLRAEAGRYPGDKALRALVGELSTVSTEFRTQWAAHNVRIHHGGVKRFHHPDAGLLELTYQPLDLPMSAREAHSLTIYTAEPGTPHEDRLKLLASWAATPALHQGAPATHAGRQDKNADAHGRSDG; encoded by the coding sequence ATGGAACGCCGCCTGGACAACCGCGCCGACATCCGTGACTTCCTCGCCCGCCGCCGCGCCCAGCTCACCCCCGAGCAGGTCGGCCTGCCCACCAGCGGCCGGCGCCGGGTACCCGGGCTGCGCCGCGAGGAGGTCGCCGTCCTCGCCGGGGTGAGCACCGAGTGGTACACGCGGCTGGAGAAAGGCCACATCAGCGGTGTGTCCGACGATGTCCTCGACGCGGTGGCCCGCACCCTGCAACTCGACGAGGACGAACGCACCTACCTCTTCGACCTGGCCAAAGCCGCCCAGCCCAGCCCCGCCACCCGACGCCGCCGCAAAGCCGTCGACGTCCCGCCCCACGTCCAGTGGCTGCTCGACTCCATGATCCTGTCCGCGGCGTTCGTCACCAACGGCCGCCTGGACATCGTGGCCACCAACACACTCGCCCGCGCCCTGTTCGCGCCGATGTTCGACAGCAGCACCACCGCCGAACGAGGTCGCCCCAACTTCGCCCGGTACTACTTCCTCGACGACGCCTCCCACGACTTCGTCGACGACTGGGACAACGCCGCCGACATCACCGTCGCGCTGCTGCGCGCGGAAGCCGGCCGCTACCCGGGCGACAAGGCCCTGCGCGCGCTCGTCGGTGAACTGTCCACGGTCAGCACCGAATTCCGCACCCAATGGGCCGCCCACAACGTGCGCATCCACCACGGCGGCGTCAAACGCTTCCACCACCCCGACGCCGGCCTCCTCGAACTCACCTACCAGCCGCTGGACCTGCCCATGTCCGCCCGCGAAGCGCACTCCCTGACCATCTACACCGCAGAACCCGGCACCCCCCACGAAGACCGGCTCAAGCTCCTCGCCAGCTGGGCGGCCACCCCCGCTCTGCACCAGGGTGCACCCGCCACCCACGCCGGCCGCCAGGACAAGAACGCCGACGCGCACGGCCGATCTGACGGATGA
- a CDS encoding NADP-dependent oxidoreductase: MKAVQYQSFGGPEVLEVVDVPDPKMFADLVLVRIEAAALNPADLAFQSGAVDPLVDSLFPVTPGWDLAGVVEQAGAATAGFRPGDEVIGYVRGQAMHYGTYAEKISAEPRQLVRKPRNLSWAQAAGLPVAGLTAYQAIVHSLEVTAGDTVLVHGAAGGVGHLAVQIAVARGARVIGTGSEASHAFIESLGATPVRYGDELVEQVRKIAPDGVDAVLDTAGRGSLSTTQEIAALGARVASITRSTTEYAGTIDVYLHLDGDDLTRLVELAEEGKLTVHVDRTFPLDQADEAQQLLAGGHARGKIVLENRREAA; encoded by the coding sequence GTGAAAGCCGTTCAGTACCAGAGTTTCGGTGGACCCGAGGTCCTTGAAGTCGTCGACGTTCCGGATCCGAAGATGTTCGCCGATCTCGTTCTGGTGAGGATAGAGGCAGCGGCGCTCAACCCGGCGGATCTGGCATTCCAGAGCGGAGCCGTGGATCCTCTCGTGGACTCTCTTTTTCCGGTGACGCCCGGGTGGGACCTGGCCGGGGTCGTCGAGCAGGCCGGAGCCGCCACGGCGGGATTCAGGCCGGGCGACGAGGTGATCGGATACGTCCGTGGCCAGGCCATGCACTACGGCACCTACGCGGAGAAGATCTCGGCCGAACCGCGCCAGCTGGTGCGCAAGCCGAGGAACCTGAGCTGGGCCCAGGCCGCCGGGCTGCCGGTCGCCGGGCTCACCGCCTACCAGGCCATCGTGCACAGCCTTGAGGTGACCGCCGGTGACACCGTCCTGGTCCACGGGGCGGCGGGCGGCGTCGGGCACCTCGCCGTCCAGATCGCCGTAGCGCGGGGCGCACGGGTGATCGGGACGGGCTCCGAGGCCAGCCACGCGTTCATCGAGTCCCTCGGAGCGACGCCCGTGCGCTACGGCGACGAGCTCGTCGAGCAGGTACGCAAGATCGCCCCGGACGGAGTCGACGCGGTCCTCGACACCGCCGGACGCGGCTCCCTGTCCACGACACAGGAGATCGCCGCCCTCGGAGCGCGGGTCGCTTCCATCACGCGATCCACCACTGAGTACGCGGGGACCATCGACGTCTACCTCCACCTCGACGGCGATGACCTGACCCGGCTGGTGGAGCTCGCCGAGGAGGGGAAGCTCACGGTGCACGTGGACCGGACGTTCCCCCTCGACCAGGCGGATGAGGCCCAGCAGCTGCTGGCCGGCGGCCACGCCCGGGGCAAGATCGTCCTGGAGAACCGCAGGGAGGCGGCATGA
- a CDS encoding TetR/AcrR family transcriptional regulator — translation MAPGAQHSDGPAVQPLRSDAERNRERIIAAARTVFARDGLSASMASVAREAGVGIATMFRRFPTKEELVDAVFSDRMGAYVDVVTVALEDPDPWNGFVGYIETACAMQAADNGFADVLTMTFPTAKVLEQRRNEAYEAMLVLIDRAKATGRLREDFDPSDLVLIHMANAGVVNATGDAAPDAWRRVVALFIQSLEAPARGPLPDSPGHEPLYKAMLRAGQGTTTPVPGKGG, via the coding sequence ATGGCCCCTGGCGCCCAGCACTCAGACGGTCCCGCCGTTCAGCCGCTGCGCAGTGACGCCGAGCGCAACCGGGAGCGGATCATCGCCGCCGCCCGCACGGTGTTCGCGCGTGACGGCCTGAGCGCCTCCATGGCCTCCGTGGCCCGCGAGGCGGGCGTGGGGATCGCGACCATGTTCCGGCGCTTCCCCACGAAGGAGGAACTGGTCGACGCCGTTTTCTCCGACCGCATGGGTGCCTACGTCGACGTGGTCACCGTCGCCCTGGAGGACCCCGACCCCTGGAACGGCTTCGTCGGCTACATCGAGACCGCCTGCGCGATGCAGGCCGCCGACAACGGCTTCGCTGACGTCCTGACCATGACCTTCCCCACCGCCAAGGTCTTGGAGCAACGCCGCAACGAGGCGTACGAGGCCATGCTGGTCCTCATCGACCGCGCCAAGGCCACCGGCCGCCTGCGCGAGGACTTCGACCCCTCGGACCTGGTACTGATCCACATGGCCAACGCCGGCGTCGTCAACGCCACCGGCGACGCCGCTCCGGACGCCTGGCGACGCGTCGTCGCCCTGTTCATCCAGTCCCTCGAGGCCCCGGCCCGCGGCCCGCTGCCCGACTCGCCCGGGCACGAGCCCCTCTACAAGGCCATGCTCCGCGCCGGGCAGGGCACCACCACACCGGTGCCGGGCAAGGGCGGCTGA
- a CDS encoding zinc-dependent alcohol dehydrogenase family protein, whose product MRGVVMHTAGDVRVEEREDPKIIEPTDAIVKLTATCICGSDLWPYRGIEPADHTLMGHEYVGVVEEVGSEVKNVKVGDFVVGSFVISDNTCEICRAGFQSKCVHAEFVHGGIGTQAEKARIPHADGTLVATPGQPDPELIPALLAASDVLGTGWYAAVAAEAGPGKTVAVVGDGAVGLMAVLAAKQLGAERVIAMSRHPERQKLARYYGATDIVEERGDEGIAKIKELTGGLGAHSVIEAVGTQESFMQAVGATRGGGHLGYVGVNYDVSIPGIELFFAGIHTLGGPAPVRRFLPDLIQLIWDRKIDPGKVFDLTLPLDQAPEGYKAMDERRATKVLLTL is encoded by the coding sequence ATGCGTGGAGTAGTCATGCACACAGCCGGTGACGTCCGGGTCGAGGAGCGCGAGGACCCGAAGATAATCGAGCCCACTGACGCGATCGTGAAGCTGACCGCGACCTGCATCTGCGGCTCCGACCTGTGGCCGTATCGCGGCATCGAGCCCGCCGACCACACGCTCATGGGGCACGAGTACGTGGGCGTCGTGGAGGAAGTCGGCTCCGAGGTGAAGAACGTCAAGGTCGGCGACTTCGTCGTCGGGTCGTTCGTCATCTCGGACAACACCTGCGAGATCTGCAGGGCCGGGTTCCAGTCCAAGTGCGTGCACGCCGAGTTCGTCCACGGGGGAATCGGCACCCAGGCCGAGAAGGCCCGCATCCCGCACGCCGACGGCACGCTGGTCGCCACCCCGGGACAGCCCGATCCCGAGCTGATCCCCGCACTGCTGGCCGCCTCCGACGTGCTCGGCACCGGCTGGTACGCCGCCGTCGCCGCCGAGGCCGGACCCGGCAAGACCGTCGCCGTCGTCGGCGACGGCGCGGTCGGCCTCATGGCCGTCCTCGCCGCCAAGCAACTGGGCGCGGAACGCGTCATCGCCATGTCCCGTCACCCCGAGCGGCAGAAGCTGGCCCGCTACTACGGGGCCACCGACATCGTCGAAGAACGAGGCGACGAGGGCATAGCGAAGATCAAGGAACTCACCGGCGGGCTCGGCGCGCACTCCGTCATCGAGGCGGTCGGCACCCAGGAGTCGTTCATGCAGGCCGTCGGCGCCACCCGCGGCGGCGGACACCTGGGGTACGTGGGTGTGAACTACGACGTGTCCATCCCCGGGATCGAGCTGTTCTTCGCCGGGATCCACACCCTCGGTGGCCCGGCCCCGGTGCGTCGGTTCCTGCCCGACCTGATCCAGCTCATCTGGGACCGCAAGATCGACCCCGGCAAGGTCTTCGACCTCACCCTGCCCCTCGACCAGGCCCCGGAGGGCTACAAGGCCATGGATGAGCGCCGCGCCACCAAGGTCCTGCTCACCCTCTGA
- a CDS encoding site-specific integrase has translation MVDVGTDPVTGKRKQLTRTFGTLREAKAEYARITNRRYEGAFVEPNKITVNEWLDQWLAKKAEDLEETTIYSYTMTLGRVRGKLGHLRLQELTEDHVEAWMRWALEDGRVRGGETGTGLGVTSVEMSLARLKEALNRAVARRLVAANVAHEVTIPRKVRKAERRAKAVVQPWNVEEVHAFVRAVKDDRLYGPLLLCLMGLRPAEICGMRWADVDLRTATLTVANTRTVMGNKTVVEKDTKSLAGERQLPLPDLVREALKCFRAMLVADKLAAGERYDDSGYVLVDELGRALNGRQLRERAYKVMDEHGLRRVRLYDARASCFTYLANNGVPDHLLARWAGHTNVKTTKRWYVKPDVEDLRPAADTWGGLASAPAPAHEESVRCGSVSG, from the coding sequence GTGGTCGATGTCGGGACCGATCCCGTTACCGGGAAGCGCAAGCAGTTGACCCGTACCTTCGGCACGCTGAGGGAAGCGAAGGCCGAGTACGCCCGCATCACGAACCGCCGTTACGAGGGGGCGTTCGTCGAGCCCAACAAGATCACGGTGAACGAATGGCTCGATCAGTGGCTCGCCAAGAAGGCCGAAGACCTGGAAGAGACGACCATCTACAGCTACACGATGACCCTGGGCCGTGTCCGGGGGAAACTCGGGCACCTCCGGCTCCAGGAACTGACCGAGGACCACGTCGAGGCGTGGATGAGGTGGGCGCTTGAGGATGGCCGCGTGCGTGGTGGCGAGACGGGCACGGGTCTCGGGGTGACCTCGGTGGAGATGTCCCTGGCGCGGCTGAAGGAGGCACTGAACCGGGCAGTGGCCCGGCGCCTGGTTGCCGCGAACGTCGCCCACGAGGTCACGATCCCTCGGAAAGTGCGCAAGGCGGAGCGCAGGGCCAAGGCGGTGGTGCAGCCCTGGAACGTCGAGGAGGTTCATGCCTTCGTGCGTGCGGTGAAGGACGACCGTCTCTACGGCCCTCTCCTTCTCTGTCTGATGGGCCTGCGGCCGGCGGAGATATGCGGCATGCGCTGGGCCGATGTCGACCTGCGCACGGCCACCCTGACTGTCGCCAACACGCGAACGGTGATGGGGAACAAGACCGTGGTGGAGAAGGACACGAAGTCTCTCGCCGGTGAACGGCAGCTTCCCCTGCCCGATCTGGTCCGGGAGGCCCTGAAATGCTTCAGGGCCATGCTGGTGGCCGACAAGCTGGCGGCGGGGGAGAGGTATGACGACAGCGGGTACGTGCTCGTGGACGAACTCGGCAGGGCACTCAACGGACGGCAGCTGCGCGAGCGGGCGTACAAGGTCATGGACGAGCACGGGCTGCGGCGTGTCCGCTTGTACGACGCTCGCGCGAGTTGCTTCACATACCTCGCGAACAACGGGGTGCCGGATCACCTCCTGGCCCGGTGGGCAGGGCACACCAACGTCAAGACCACGAAGCGCTGGTATGTGAAGCCGGATGTGGAGGATCTTCGTCCGGCAGCGGATACGTGGGGAGGTCTCGCGAGCGCCCCCGCCCCCGCTCACGAAGAGAGTGTGAGATGTGGGAGCGTGAGCGGGTGA
- a CDS encoding SRPBCC domain-containing protein: MRNVQHTAVVTAVTDIVSPAEKVWKVLTDFAGYAQWHPALRFVDVPPEILPGTQLRAQVTLGTENDGEYGFTVLHYEAPRRLAWEGGIPEVLMGQHSFVLEPHDGGTRFTESEEFTGTAAVETVEPARSHMEEGYASYGRALKKHLESGH; encoded by the coding sequence ATGAGAAATGTGCAGCACACTGCGGTCGTCACCGCGGTCACCGACATCGTCTCTCCCGCCGAGAAAGTGTGGAAGGTCCTGACCGACTTCGCCGGGTACGCACAGTGGCACCCGGCGCTGCGTTTCGTGGACGTTCCGCCGGAAATCCTCCCCGGAACTCAGCTCCGGGCCCAGGTGACGCTGGGAACCGAGAACGACGGGGAATACGGATTCACGGTCCTCCACTACGAGGCACCGCGACGGCTTGCCTGGGAGGGCGGCATCCCGGAGGTCCTCATGGGGCAGCACTCCTTCGTACTCGAGCCGCATGACGGCGGAACGCGCTTCACGGAATCCGAGGAGTTCACCGGCACGGCCGCCGTGGAGACCGTGGAGCCCGCCCGGTCCCACATGGAGGAGGGCTACGCGAGCTACGGCAGGGCCCTGAAAAAACACCTCGAATCCGGCCACTGA
- a CDS encoding nuclear transport factor 2 family protein yields the protein MTNEDATAWALARLNTAFYHHYDRREYDAVLEFFAPDALYERLGQKIRGHAEILDLLNARPGPEELTARHIMGATHFHTIGDTTAQGTITLLGYGGRPPTESGPAPYTVATGGHIFEQADHYRLDDGHWKITHRTLHQILTPISD from the coding sequence ATGACCAACGAGGACGCGACCGCCTGGGCGCTGGCCCGGCTCAACACTGCCTTCTACCACCACTACGACCGCCGCGAGTACGACGCGGTGCTTGAATTCTTCGCCCCCGACGCCCTATACGAGCGGCTCGGACAGAAGATACGTGGCCATGCCGAAATCCTGGACCTGCTCAACGCCCGTCCAGGGCCCGAGGAGCTGACCGCCCGCCACATAATGGGGGCCACGCACTTCCACACCATCGGCGACACCACCGCTCAGGGAACCATCACCCTGCTCGGATACGGCGGCCGCCCACCCACCGAATCCGGACCCGCCCCCTACACCGTGGCAACCGGCGGACACATCTTCGAACAGGCCGACCACTACCGCCTCGACGACGGGCACTGGAAGATCACCCACCGCACACTCCACCAGATCCTCACCCCGATCTCCGACTGA
- a CDS encoding MFS transporter, giving the protein MTTRGGTLHAPADVRFDDGERPPTRLPLVVYVLALGTFLMGTTEFVVAGLLPEIAGDVQVSVARAGLMITVFAVGMIVGAPLMAMLTLRLPRRQTLIIALGVFAVGHVVVALGSSFALLLAARFLTALATGAFWAVGNVVAARASGPAASSRALGVVGAGAMLANVVGVPLGAFAGQFMGWRGPFWALAALGAAAMALIASKVPSDTDSDQAVSVRSELSALRSGRLWLVLAACATTAGGVLSTYTYVSPLLTDRAHLAAGVVPLVLVGFGVGALAGFLVGGRLGDRRPHMTTIVAPAATTVLLLALCLLSGHAAPTVALIALLGLFGLGANPVLISLGVRFAGQAPTLGSALTVSAFNLGTAIGSWIAGLALASPLGATGPAAVGTGIAVLTLIPAITIARIQRRRPAARIQAATA; this is encoded by the coding sequence ATGACTACGCGAGGAGGAACCCTCCACGCCCCCGCCGACGTACGCTTCGACGACGGCGAGCGTCCGCCCACCCGGCTTCCGCTCGTCGTCTACGTGCTGGCTCTCGGCACCTTTTTGATGGGCACGACCGAGTTCGTGGTGGCGGGCCTGCTGCCGGAGATCGCGGGCGACGTGCAGGTCAGCGTCGCCCGGGCCGGGCTGATGATCACCGTCTTCGCGGTCGGGATGATCGTCGGGGCGCCGCTGATGGCGATGCTGACCCTGAGGCTGCCCAGGCGGCAGACACTGATCATCGCGCTGGGTGTCTTCGCTGTCGGGCATGTCGTCGTGGCGCTCGGTTCGAGCTTCGCTCTGCTGCTGGCCGCGCGGTTCCTGACGGCGCTTGCGACCGGGGCGTTCTGGGCGGTGGGCAACGTGGTGGCCGCCCGCGCTTCCGGTCCCGCCGCAAGCTCCCGCGCCCTGGGTGTCGTGGGCGCCGGCGCGATGCTCGCCAACGTCGTCGGTGTGCCGTTGGGCGCTTTCGCCGGGCAGTTCATGGGCTGGCGGGGACCGTTCTGGGCACTCGCCGCCCTCGGAGCGGCGGCTATGGCGCTCATCGCCTCCAAGGTTCCGTCCGACACGGACAGCGATCAGGCGGTCTCGGTCCGATCCGAGCTGTCCGCTCTGCGCTCGGGGCGCCTGTGGCTGGTCCTGGCGGCCTGCGCGACCACCGCCGGCGGTGTGCTGTCGACGTACACCTACGTCTCGCCGCTGCTGACAGACCGGGCCCATCTGGCCGCAGGCGTCGTGCCGCTGGTGCTGGTCGGCTTCGGCGTCGGCGCCCTGGCGGGCTTCCTCGTGGGAGGCCGCCTCGGGGACAGGCGTCCGCACATGACGACGATCGTGGCCCCCGCGGCGACCACGGTCCTGCTGCTGGCGCTCTGCCTGCTGTCCGGCCACGCTGCGCCCACGGTCGCGCTCATCGCCCTGCTGGGGCTGTTCGGGCTGGGCGCGAACCCGGTGCTCATCTCCCTGGGGGTGCGTTTCGCGGGGCAGGCGCCCACTCTGGGGTCCGCGCTGACCGTGTCGGCGTTCAACCTCGGCACCGCCATCGGCTCCTGGATCGCCGGTCTCGCCCTTGCATCCCCTTTGGGGGCCACGGGCCCCGCGGCTGTCGGCACCGGCATCGCCGTGCTGACCCTGATCCCCGCGATCACCATCGCCCGCATCCAGCGTCGCCGTCCTGCGGCGCGCATCCAGGCCGCTACGGCGTGA